The window TCCATAACATGCGGGCAAACGTGCGATACTACGATGATAAGCGGGGCGATTTTACGGGGGCACTGAACCGGCTCGAAGGTTTGAAGCAACGAGTCTGCGACGATGATAGGGACTCTATCGACGAACTCAGGGGAATCGAAGCAACAGCGCGGAAGGCATACTACCGCTGTTTTGATACCATTCTCAGAGACCCATTCGAGCTGACGCAGCGTGAGTACAATCCACCAACTAGTGAGGCAAATGCGTTGATATCGTTCCTCAATGGAATGGTCTACACGTCCTGTGTCTCTGCCATTCGGCAGACTGCTCTGGATCCAACTGTCGGGTTCCTCCACGAGCCTGGAGAGAGACGTTTCACCCTCTCACTCGATATCGCGGATATATTCAAACCCCTCCTCGCCGACCGCGTCGCGTTCCGAGTGGTGAATCGGCAACATATCAGCATCGATGATTTCGAGTCCGAACTGGAAGGCTGCCTCCTCTCGGAAGACGGCCGTCTGGCAGTACTTGAGGAATTCGAGAAGATGTTGGACGAAACAATCGAACATCCGAGGCTCAACCGGAAAGTTAGCTACAAAACGCTCGTCCGCACGGACGTGTACAGCCTGAAGAAGCATCTCATCGCGAACGAACCGTATCGGGCCACTGAGAGGTGGTGGTGAGTGCTCGTTATCGTCGTATACGACGTGCCTGCGGAGCGGACGCGGGTCTACCGCAAACTGCTCCGGCAGAAGTTGGAACACATCCAGAACTCGGTCTTCTACGGCAACCTGACTGAAGGCCAGGTGACGAAATTAAAGAACCAAATCGACGACCAACTCGTGCCAGAGGACTCGGTAATGGTATTCGAGGCCGAAACGCAGGACTACGTCGATTATACAGTGTTTGGAAGCGCTGAGAGGCCGGGAAGCCGGTTCACATAGCTGCGAATCCATCGACCCCCCGGGGTGTAGGCGGGAATTGGGGGTCGATGAAAATCCTGATGAAGAACCGACCGTATAGAGCCTTATGCCCCGTCAATCAGGCATGGTTCCAGACGCACCTTTGAGGGGTTGAAGCGGTCTCAATCGATACCGACCCGCTCGACGGTCCGCGCGTTCCAGACGCACCTTTGAGGGGTTGAAGCAGGACGCTCTCACGGGCGTCAGGCGGCTCGCTGACGGGTTCCAGACGCACCTTTGAGGGGTTGAAGCGTGCTTGAACTGCCGTTCGTGGATACGGTTGACATGGTTCCAGACGCACCTTTGAGGGGTTGAAGCTGTTTGTCCGGGCAGTTGCACCCGTCGCCCCGGGCGTTCCAGACGCACCTTTGAGGGGTTGAAGCCAATCCTGAAAGTGGTGCTTGCCCGTCTTCGAGGCGTTCCAGACGCACCTTTGAGGGGTTGAAGCGAGTGCGAAGCGTGCGGCCACCGGCAGCGCGAGGTGGTTCCAGACGCACCTTTGAGGGGTTGAAGCATCCTCGAAACCGTCCGGCGTGGCCTTGACGAGTGGTTCCAGACGCACCTTTGAGGGGTTGAAGCAGCGCCCACGTCGAGCAGGCCCTGACCGAGGGCGAGGTTCCAGACGCACCTTTGAGGGGTTGAAGCCAACGCGGCCATTTCTTTGGCAGACAGGGCAACAAGGTTCCAGACGCACCTTTGAGGGGTTGAAGCGTGGACCAGCCTGGGCGGATGCAGAACCACCTTGTTCCAGACGCACCTTTGAGGGGTTGAAGCGGGCACCCGCTGTCGACGTGCGAGAGCAGTTCCTGCGTTCCAGACGCACCTTTGAGGGGTTGAAGCGTCCGCTTCGACAAGTTCGCGGAGGGCAACTGGCTGTTCCAGACGCACCTTTGAGGGGTTGAAGCAGCGTGGCCGGTGGTCCGGCTTCGCGGGGTTCAATCGTTCCAGACGCACCTTTGAGGGGTTGAAGCCTCCGCGGATTCGGATGTGGACATGGGTGTGTATGTGTTCCAGACGCACCTTTGAGGGGTTGAAGCGACCGGGAACGACGACGAACAGACGGGGGCACCACCGTTCCAGACGCACCTTTGAGGGGTTGAAGCAGCGCGTTGCTGTGGAGGTCGCCCCGGGAGCCGTTGTTCCAGACGCACCTTTGAGGGGTTGAAGCAGTTGGGACAGT of the Haloglomus salinum genome contains:
- the cas1b gene encoding type I-B CRISPR-associated endonuclease Cas1b, with protein sequence MTKPNHHIFADGDLKRNEGTLRIDTLDGETEYLPVESVDTLYLHGQITFNTRALGLLNEHGIPVHVFGWKDHYRGSYLPKRDHISGDTVVQQVRAYDDPARRLSIAEDFVAASIHNMRANVRYYDDKRGDFTGALNRLEGLKQRVCDDDRDSIDELRGIEATARKAYYRCFDTILRDPFELTQREYNPPTSEANALISFLNGMVYTSCVSAIRQTALDPTVGFLHEPGERRFTLSLDIADIFKPLLADRVAFRVVNRQHISIDDFESELEGCLLSEDGRLAVLEEFEKMLDETIEHPRLNRKVSYKTLVRTDVYSLKKHLIANEPYRATERWW
- the cas2 gene encoding CRISPR-associated endonuclease Cas2, which encodes MLVIVVYDVPAERTRVYRKLLRQKLEHIQNSVFYGNLTEGQVTKLKNQIDDQLVPEDSVMVFEAETQDYVDYTVFGSAERPGSRFT